The sequence GCACCCTCAAGAACCGCGGCTACGCGGCTAGCTGCCGCATCAAGCGGGTCACTcagaaggaggagctggagcgccAGAAGTGGGACCTGCAGCGCGAGGTGGACAAGCTGGCCCGCGAGAACGTCAGCATGCGGCTGGAGCTGGACGCCCTGCGCGCCAAGTACGAGGCCCTGCAGTGCTTCGCCCGGACCGTGACCTCGCTGTCCCCGGGGGGCAAGGTGGGCGCCACCAGCGTCATCACCATCGTTAAGTCGGCCAGACACGCCAGcatcaacaataacaacaacaacaacaacaccacgcCGTTCTCGGCCGCCTCCTGAGGGGGGTCATAAGAGTCCTGAGTTTTTAAATGCCCAGGTCTTGGCCATACATGCCTTGACCCCTcaaccttgacccccccccccccccccccccccaatctgcCCACTCTACTCATCCTCTACAGCTGGGGGGAAGCCTAGTTGTCAGGACTTTTAGGAGAATGCAGCAATTTGCCATGGCACCTGTGTTACGCTGCGTTCACTTCTTCTTTGTTGCCGTCTGTTTCCTTTTTCTTACATCGTCATTTTCTGCGCACTGTGTGAACGtcccctcccagcctccctccGAGCATCGGCAGGGCACCTTGGAAGATCCGTCCCTTGTTTTCCATGACGGAGAGAAGAGTCTTTGCGTCTTTACTCCTGCGCGAGTATGCGTTTACCTTGTGCCATACTGTAGTGGCATAGATCCGAGGCGACTCGGATCCTCGGTTTTAAGCTTTTCTACTTCTGCAGAACGTCCGAGGTTTTTACTTGATGTAGATGTAAGAGTTGTTTTACTTGGTCCCATCTCAAAAGAACCCTGTGGGAGCATGCTCGTCCTTTTTATACCAGTGACCCGATGGAAGTGTAGCCATTGATGCTTAACCTTAAACCAAGAGTCATTGAGTGAACAGTATAAAGGAAGGTATTCATATACATGATGAATATTCCATTTTGCTGAAATTTCACTTTAAACGTTAAGGGTATTAGTTGTTAAAGTTTGTCAGTAATCTGTCTTTCAGTGTGTGTTGCCGATAAGCCAATGTTAAGCAGAATGGCTGGTATGGCATTCGACTCTCCTCTTTGAAAAGGCAGACATGGAATAACTCATGGAAAAAAGAATTGTCGTACAGGGaagatatatttaaataaattgaTAACCGGAGACAATAGGGCAAAGATCCACTCCTGTAATGGCTTGTTTAAATCAACTGGCTGCTGTCTTGATTGTGAATCTGGCCATCACACCAAATTATAGCTTAGAAAAGGATCTGAACTCTGCCAATTTGTTCCCCTCAGACAGACGCAGTGTTGAATGATAAACGTGGATACTTGCATCCGAAGAAATAGGATATTGAATAGTGCCTGGGATTGTGTATTGTCTACTCATACAAAAGCCATTTGCCTCCCAACAATTTCCCGACCGATACAGATTGAGACTTGTAGACAAACAtacttatttgtttattttgtagttATGGAGTTATTTTTTCCTCCTCTCCAACCATTAATATGGTAACTCAACAGCTGTGCCTGTGAGATACACGCTGGCCTTCAGCACATGTAAGCATTGGACTTGATTTCTTCAATGCAATAGCACTTGATATGAGACTGTAAGGGAAGCGGTATAAAACTACAAGGGCAACTAGTGGCAAAAAAACACCCGTCAACTTATATAATGCCTAGACTGATAAgctatctgtctatttttcacaTTTTGTTTGGAGGGGGGATTTTCAGTTGTGAGGTCTGACCACTTATTGTGACATTACCATAAGGAAGCACTTACTTGTGAGCGTCTGCCTTTATCCTTTTTATATGCAATGCCATTTTCCTTTTGATCGTGGGTAATCCATATTGGATAGATTTTCATTCTCGTCAATGGCCCTTACTCAATTTAGTTCCTGTATATTACAGACTATTCTATGGCTCTATTTTCAGTTTTATAGCAAGACATGTAAAAACATCAAACCAATAGCACTCTTATCCGGATCTATTAGTCACATACCGTCCATGGtctaaaagaaaaatacaaacatCATTCCTACTGCTGGGGTCAGGCGGCACGACGGCTGTTGGCCATTGTGGTCAGTGTTGGGAGAAACTGTTAGCCGCACACCTTGCTTTTCGACACAGACCCTGATTGCCAACTCCACAGACACCCATCTCTAGTCTCAGCAGTGTCACACAATTACCGTCCAAAAGGTTTGAAATtcaattcgattttttttttttttggggggttctatttatttatgtggAACAACATTCCCACTTAAGGAATGGAGTGAGTCGTAGAGATTGTAAATGTCAGCATTTGCTCTTTGCTCAGAGGACATGAGCTGTGCTTCCCTCGATCCCATGGCTGCAGAGAAAACTGTGGGGAGGATTGCTGCTGTAAGGACCTGCTGTGACGTGTACGCAGGGACGTTGCTGTGCTCCTGTTCTTATCTTGTGTACTTTCACTTTTAAGCTGTTAGTCAACTCCAGTGTGTGCTCCCGCTTATATTgagttatatatattatatatatattcatccaTATTTTTCTATATTTATGTCTAGATGTTGATCTTTTACAGTTGATGGGAGTGGTGTGATTATGTCATCAATAACTTGTTGAATTTAGATAATGTTGTTGACCTTTTTAGAAGCAGGTAAGTTTCCTTCACTTTCAGATGATCTTGAAAAGACGATTCTTTGTATGTTTTTCATTGAAATGTTTCTATCTATGCCCAACAGAAATCTCTTAGGGCGTTTCACACTAAAATGTCTGACTATTTGTACTGTAATGACTTGGTATGGAGACAGATGGATTAACTCTACCTAGAACTCGAACTGAAGATCACACTGACTGAAAGGTCGCCATTATAAGCACTTCGTCCAACTGTTTTTTATGCATGCGCGTTATGTCTATTTTCAAATCAAACTTCATAATGCTATTGAAAATATCGAGGTATAAAAAAGACGATGGCAATACAATATTCCCATGGAAACGAGGTTGCAGATTAAATATCTATGCAAAACCAGATgcctaaaatactttgaatCCACCCTTTTACCACCATGCTATGTTGTCTCATCATTGGTAAAAAATATTGACAAACGGTTTTCTATTTTGTAAATGTAATCGTGTTTACTAATTACTAAATTAgactttatatttttatatagacAAGAGACTTTACATTTCCCCTCCAAGAACAGTTTGCTAGggatatttaaataatattttatattcaaGTCATAGCAATACAACTTTTATAATGGTTTATGTATTATAATGGTCTCTCATAAATCCATGTtgtcattttaattccaaataAGTGTTGGTGGATATTTGTTTTGTGTCGAACTAATGTGGGTACCAGTTTTGTAACTAACAAAATCTTACCTGGAAGTTCCTCTAAAGCTGCTAAGACTTGTGTGCCCTGACCCACTCAGCTCAGTTATAAGGACTGACCAATAGACTACATATGTTTTGTATATATGATGTTTACATGACAATGTTTAGCGCATTCACATTGAACATTAACCAAATTACAAGTTAACGTTTTTGGAAAAACCCTTGCATTGCATTATGCTGACCTCATGTGGTGAAGTTTATAACATGAATAAATTGAAATGTTTTAATCATTCAAGCACTTTTGTTTTTGCAAATGCCTATGTCTGATCTGGATTTTTAGAGATAAGTGTTCTAAATGTTGCTACCATTTTTAATGAATTGTGTGTAAAGCGTTGCTTCTGTCCACAAAATGGTATTGGTAATATTGGTTAAATCTTTATGGATGAGTTACATACTCTACACTATTTCATAAATGATTGGAATAATAAGTGGGTAGGCTTACTGTTTAGTCTAGAGAAAGAAAATTGTACAAAGATTATAGCCAACAGTGACACTATTAACGACAGCAACTCAAGTCCTTtcctatatattttatatttatttaattgattTTGTAATATTCACAAATTGTCCATATTCCAATGAGGTACCAACATGTATAAAGTAAATCTGTATTTCTTCCTGTACTCAAGATAAGCTAAACCAAAGTTTAGCCACGTCCCTTTTGTACTTTTAAATAAAGATTCCCCTTTCTACCTAAAACACAGAGGGAGTCCTTTGAGCACACTCATGGCAGcaacaatattaaattatttattttacatcagtcagagggaaaaaaaaaaacagaacatcTCTTTATCATGTAAATTACACTGTGCCCATCTTCAAAAGTTAATTCTGCTTTCCCAGGAAAAAAGCTATGGCACGAGTGAAATTTTGATTACTTCACACCGAAGCAAGAGTTATGTATAGCCTGCATTACTTCAGTACAAAGACAGATTGAAATCAAACAAGGTATTCACAAACATGTAATTTTTTTCCACACTTTCCACATATACTTAGTTGCTTTGAAAATGCTTCAAACTTCAATATTTACATCAACATTTTgcttaaaacaattgtatatGTTCAAAGTAGTTTGCACCAAAACAATTTGTATATCCAGTTAAAAATATCTCTTCAAGGTAAAAATCACACAACAGACCAATCAGAACTATTCCTTTACatataatacaaaaaataataagtGGATGGAGTAGAAAGATGATGCCGCGAGATGCCAGGAGACTTGATTCTCTTTACGTTGGTTAAACCCCTCTCAAGCACAGCAGAACAAACTACAGGCTTCTTCTGCACAGGGCTGAGGAAAACTAATGAGGACCCCGCTGGAATGTTTCGGTTGGTGGGAGACCAGCCGCTTCCATCCATTTTGCCCACGCTTGTAGCCAGCTACTAAAAGGATTCCACCCCACCAAATCTGTGTGGTTTGAAGTGCCCCCTTTTGACAGAATCATCTCGCCTGTCAGATGAAGCCCCACAGAAGGAACCAAACACTTCAAAACGAGGAGAtgagaggcaagagagagagagagagagagagagagagatcagggcCAGGAGGACTCAGACCTTGCCATGACCACTTTCCCGGTCCATCCTCTATGCTGGCTGCATATGGCCATAAACCTCATGGAAACAACAAGAGTCAGGCAGAACGGTCTTCCTTTGGCCACTCATGTTATCGATACATTGTTGTAATACGACGCATCGTATATATCCCTGACTTGGTCCCTCCGTGGTTTAAATGAGGCGATTCTCCCCTCCCTTCTAATAATCATTGTTGAGCTGGACCCGTCATCCCTGCTCTGCTCTCCGCGTGAATCGCATTGTAGTGAGACGACACACAATGGCGCCCCTCGCTGCTCCAGAGTATTGAAAAGGTACAGCAGCCGTGCAAGCTCTTCCTCGATACGGCAGTTGAACAAAATGGAGCAGGagcggggggggcggaggggggagaagcagggggaggagcacggttgggggggggggggggggggccttgggCATGGCTGACGGGACGAACGCAACGTGCAATTTTAGAAGTCGTCGTCTGAGGTGATGAGCATGATCTTGTCCGATTTGCGCGGGGCTTTGCCGTTGCTCCCGGGGCCCTGCTTGGCGGTCTGGCTGGGCTGGACCACCTCCTGCGTGGACTGCTGGGCGTACTGCTGGTAGGCGGGCGAGAAGTTGTGGATGGCGTCCTGGACCATGTCCCCCGGGTTCATGGTCTCCTTCAGGCCGCTGGAGATGCTCTGCATGGGGGCGTTGTtcgctgagggggagggggtgggggggggggggggggaggggggagacatgggGGAGAGACGAGAAGCACATCAGCGGCTTAGGGGGGTGGGTTTGATGGATCGACAGTGAAACACAAACGTTAGACTGGACACATTTCTTTCCCGAGAAGAATATGGGGAGATAAAAACCAAGAGGAACAGGAAGAagccatgtttaaaaaaaaaagagaaggaaccTAATAAGATGACAACATCCATCATCAGACGGAACTTCCCCGACGCCTACAGCTCCAGACACGCCCCGACAGACGCTTTGACGAGAACTCAACAATCTGATCTGACAAGTAACGCATAGAACGGGAATGTTGCCGGGACAACACAGCTGAACCACGAATGACCCTCGTGTTTAAGGCtgacatgttaaaatacacATCGGTGACATTGAGCCCTAAGATAAGCGCATATCCTCTGTATTCCTTCTGTGCTGAGAATGAAAAGCAAGTCAACAGACAGTGAGGCAGCCCTTGCCGTAAATTCACTGCCCCACATCATACTGTACGCTGATGGAGAAGACGGTTTAGTGTTGGAACCAAGGGGAAAGGGGTTGGAGTTATAATCAACAGCATTAGATACTCATAGTAATGGAGTCCCTGGGACTACAGGTTGAAAATAGCAATCTGCTAGAACCTGGCACAGTGCATATTCTCTTATTGTACAAGATTAATGTCTTAGGGTGCACTGTtcctgttttgaaaaaaaaataaaaactacaATAGAGCATCACCTGCTAATTATTACATATCGTTTATGTTACGCTATCAATGCAATACTTGAACAAAGCCCCATCTGTACAGCAGAGCACAGCAGAGGCACAGTGAAATAAGAACCAAGCACAACGAATCCACTCCGCTGTTTTAAAACCCAACACATTACACGCCACATGCAGCGAGCTGGCCATCAAACCTTTTTAGCCTCTGCGGATAAAAAAAACCTGCAGCCCTCCCATTTGAGAGGGGTCACTGGCGGTGATTTCTAGCATGGCTTATTGAGGTGGAAAGGGGAGGTAGAGATGCATATGTTCCCAGACACCGAGGCATAcatccccccagccccccccccccccccccccgggggccctGCTTCTACCCTCCTCTCTGCCGGCTTGGCTTGCAGATGTGCCAAGAAGCCCCAAGAGAGGATAAAGAGCCCCCTGTGTGATTGATGGCGTCTACGTGGAAAGATATTTTATCTAAATCAGAGGTaattgcttttgttttgccGCATGTTTTTTTGAGGCAAAACATACGATGGATAATGCTTAATAATAGCTCCTCAGAAAGATGGTATTTTTGGCGTCATGGCTGGACAGATGGGTCAGAagggtgggaaaaataaaatGAGTAAAATCGCTGAATGTGGAATGGGATTCATGGATAGAAAATCTCTCTATATTTCAGAACAAGTTAATAGGAAATACAGCCCTTCGTCTGGTCTTTGATCCCTATTTGTGAGAGCCTGGTGAGATTCCTCATATTAGGTTGGTAAAAAGAATGCCAAGCTGATGATGGATAACGCAACGCTTTTAACCTGGTCACCATGGAACACCGCTATGCCCTGGTCCCCATTTGTCTTTGCCTCGTTGTTAtcataataaatactgtttcaGTAGGAATCGTTTAGGGTCCCTAAGCGTTCCCATGGAGAGGCTAAAGCGTCCTGGCCTGAACAGCCCTGTCAAGTTTTTaagagacagggacagggacagggacagggacagggacagagacagagacagagacagagacagagacagagacagagacagagacattgtggcatgtggctcaggaggtagagcgggttggctggtaaccggaagatTGCTAGTTCGAACCCCGCCTACTCCTAGATGAGGGCCgagatgtccctgagcaagacacctcaccctcactgctcacggtgtgtgaatgtgtatatgAATGGAGGAAGGTTGGGTAAAATAgccctttgagtggccactggttagaaaagcgctatataaatgcagtgcaTTTACCAttacagagacacatacacagaggtcGAGATatacacactcaaaaacactaTAAAAGAAAGGTAACCATGGATACAATGGACGCCTTGCATCATATAAAAATTCACAAATAGCATTCAACGTCTAAAAGGGAGGAACATAGAGGGTTGAATAAGACTTTCTTATTCAACCCTGTATGTTCCTCCCTTTTAGACATTGGAGGCTATTTGTGAATTTCTTTCTATGCCCATTGTGACTCTGTCCGTGTGTGGTTAGGCTAACCCTGTTGTTAGTTTTCACGGCAGAAACAGACAGCGACGGTCTCACTATTTACCAGCTGAACCTTCTGGAGACGCTTGGGGCGACTTCCACTGGAGTCCGATAGCATGAAGGAGTTAGGGGGGTGAGGCTTCGTGCTCACGAACACAGACCGGGACAAGTCGTGCCCGTTGGGGATCGAACCGTGCACCTTTCGGATTGCCAGTCAAACACCCTCTAGCCACcaacacatacccccccccccccccttaccatCTTCCTCCCGGCTGTTATGTTGTCGGTGCACCACCGTCGCCGTTACCTGGTATTTCGTTCTTCTTCTCCTGGTAGACGTCGCAGGCGAAGGCGTAGCGGAGGGCGATGGCGGCGAAGAACATCTCGATGCAGATGATGAAGTTCTGCCAGCCCGCCGCCACCGTGCCGGCGCCCACCTCGTGGCCGTCGATGAGCCGCGCGTTGGGGATCACGCCGCAGCGCTCCAGGAGGGCCAGCACCATGCCTGGCGAGGGGGAGGGCGTCTCACGTTACCCGGGAGCCATTGTTTAGGTCGTGGCGAAGAGGCTTTTATCCCGATCGATGTGGATATTTGTTAGGGTTAGTTGTCGAGCATGCGTGGGGGGTTTTAAGGCATGAGATGCCTGCGTGTGGACTGTCTGCAGGCAACAGGGTGGGAGCCCAGAACCTTTTAGCAGGGAGTCAAACATCATTATCGCCGTGAGACTATTATGCTGCCTCCAAATTGCATAGCAATTTAAATGTTCCGAGATAATGGAAAGGATAGCATCGTCACTGTACGGGGGATTGACTCACGGCCAAAAAAGGTATGGGGTTTAATTTCCAAATGTCCACAGAATGAGATTTGTAACTCCCAGCCTCCTCCTTTAATGAATCTGAATTCACTGAAGTCACTTAGGATGAAAGAGTCTTTTAAAAACGAGTAACCCGAGTGAAAGCTGAGTGAATTACAGCCAATACACAATGAACTGACCTTGCCAGAAGGAAAGGAAGATGACCGATTTGATGGTGAGGAACTTCAGCACCGGTTCGTAGGGCCGGAGCAGGTCACTCGTggcgaagaagaagaggaagagggcgtAGAGGGACAGGCTGACGGAGAAGTTGTAGATGATGCTGATGTACAGGTATCCTCCGTTGACGCTGCACAAGTCAGAGACAGCCGTGGTGTCAGATTACAGATAAGAACGCTTTTGCAACTTCTTAATTATACATACGGTGTACGGTATGAATCTAAGTACGGTGTTGAAAGGCAGACATGATGAAAGGAGCCATTCAAACGAATGACATTT comes from Gadus macrocephalus chromosome 2, ASM3116895v1 and encodes:
- the mafk gene encoding transcription factor MafK, which translates into the protein MQGMTTHFKTSKALKVKKEEGENAPALSDDELVAMSVRELNHHLRGLTKEDMVRLKQRRRTLKNRGYAASCRIKRVTQKEELERQKWDLQREVDKLARENVSMRLELDALRAKYEALQCFARTVTSLSPGGKVGATSVITIVKSARHASINNNNNNNNTTPFSAAS